The following coding sequences lie in one Kamptonema formosum PCC 6407 genomic window:
- a CDS encoding gas vesicle protein K, with amino-acid sequence MLVPNSEKSSKDSGLAPLLLTVVELIRQLMEAQIIRRMEAGILSDAELDRAAESLKQLEAQVLQMCEIFEIDPADLNLDLSEIGTLLPKSGGYYPGETSSNPSVLELLDRLLNTGVVVEGSVDLGLAKLNLVHAKLRLVLTSKPDGMTKKAIN; translated from the coding sequence ATGCTTGTTCCCAATTCTGAAAAATCTAGTAAAGATTCTGGTTTAGCGCCCCTACTACTAACTGTGGTTGAGCTCATCCGTCAATTGATGGAAGCGCAAATAATTCGCCGCATGGAAGCTGGTATTTTAAGTGATGCAGAATTAGATCGGGCGGCTGAGAGTTTGAAGCAGTTGGAAGCGCAAGTTTTGCAAATGTGTGAGATATTTGAAATCGATCCTGCTGACTTAAATTTAGATTTGTCAGAAATTGGGACTTTGCTACCAAAATCTGGCGGTTATTATCCGGGAGAAACTTCTAGTAATCCGTCAGTTTTAGAGTTGCTGGATAGACTGCTGAATACGGGGGTTGTGGTAGAAGGAAGTGTAGATTTAGGATTGGCTAAGTTAAATTTAGTTCATGCTAAGTTGCGGTTGGTGCTAACTTCTAAACCTGATGGGATGACAAAGAAAGCTATCAACTAG
- the gvpA gene encoding gas vesicle structural protein GvpA — protein MAVEKVNSSSSLAEVVDRILDKGIVIDAWVRISLVGIELIAIEARIVIASVETYLKYAEAVGLTSQAAVPSV, from the coding sequence ATGGCTGTTGAAAAAGTAAACTCATCCTCTAGCTTGGCTGAAGTGGTTGACCGCATTTTGGACAAGGGTATTGTGATTGATGCGTGGGTACGTATTTCTCTCGTGGGTATCGAACTGATAGCCATCGAAGCTAGGATCGTGATTGCTTCTGTGGAAACCTACCTGAAGTATGCTGAAGCTGTTGGTTTGACTTCTCAAGCGGCGGTTCCGTCTGTCTAG
- a CDS encoding sensor histidine kinase, whose amino-acid sequence MKWHSFRLRITLLSVILAGSALVGFGLVSWFQIYQTKLARLDDQIKSHLLRESSAPRPLDHWESYEFALPSFFSVDSQAKIALLVLDVDGNVLFQSTSWPSDLDRAGLFPPQDPFRPPPRFPPPKEGSQYPYPPPREEEEFPPGPPPPPPEEGLFPPSESRRERPQFRDENRHENRPEKHLNKLSPLVKRHTKTGIWRVGGVTSPFIQIAIAVSFTELEHEMSAISNIFLISVPSVLIVVAIAAWFLSERALKPIRKVTATLQRVTAKGLDQRIPISAVDVEFLEQIEVFNQMMERLERSFQQASRFSADAAHELKTPLAILQGELERTLQQADSGSELQQNLSNLLDEVRRLGSIVRKLLLLSLADAGQMRLYKVEIDLSELLATLAEDIELLAPHLTVHLQIQPGLRVKGDRDLLIQVLQNLITNAVKYNLASGWVRVEAQCKELMVSVTVSNSSHDLPVRDRERIFNRFHRGDSAHNRHIEGLGLGLSLSREIARAHGGELKLDSTPLGQTAFTLRLTGFTGRLKKSKV is encoded by the coding sequence GTGAAATGGCATTCTTTTCGTCTCCGAATTACCCTTTTATCTGTAATTCTTGCAGGTAGCGCTTTAGTAGGTTTTGGCTTGGTCTCTTGGTTTCAAATTTATCAGACAAAATTAGCTCGTCTTGACGATCAAATCAAAAGTCATTTATTGCGGGAATCTTCTGCACCGCGTCCCCTAGATCATTGGGAGTCTTATGAGTTCGCGTTACCATCTTTCTTCAGTGTTGATTCCCAGGCAAAGATTGCACTATTGGTGCTTGATGTTGATGGAAATGTCTTGTTTCAATCTACCAGTTGGCCCTCTGATTTAGATCGAGCGGGATTATTTCCTCCCCAAGATCCTTTCAGACCACCACCGCGCTTTCCTCCTCCCAAAGAAGGCTCTCAGTACCCCTACCCACCACCGAGAGAGGAAGAGGAATTCCCCCCAGGGCCACCACCGCCACCACCAGAAGAAGGGCTTTTTCCCCCTTCAGAATCCCGTAGAGAACGACCACAATTTAGAGATGAAAATAGACATGAAAATAGACCTGAAAAGCACCTAAACAAGTTATCTCCACTGGTGAAACGTCATACTAAGACGGGAATTTGGCGGGTTGGGGGAGTGACATCTCCTTTTATTCAGATTGCGATCGCAGTCAGTTTCACTGAATTAGAGCACGAAATGAGTGCGATTAGTAATATCTTTCTGATTTCAGTACCATCAGTTTTGATTGTAGTCGCGATCGCGGCGTGGTTTCTATCTGAAAGGGCCTTAAAACCAATCCGTAAAGTTACGGCGACTTTGCAAAGAGTGACAGCAAAAGGATTAGATCAGCGCATTCCCATTAGTGCAGTAGATGTGGAATTTTTGGAACAAATAGAGGTATTTAATCAAATGATGGAACGCCTAGAACGTAGCTTTCAACAAGCATCCCGTTTTAGCGCGGATGCGGCCCATGAACTGAAAACCCCTTTAGCAATTTTGCAAGGTGAATTAGAGAGGACATTGCAACAGGCTGATTCTGGTTCCGAACTCCAGCAAAATCTGAGTAATCTGCTGGATGAAGTAAGGCGTTTGGGTTCAATTGTCCGTAAATTATTGCTACTATCTTTAGCGGATGCGGGACAAATGCGCTTATACAAAGTTGAGATCGATTTGTCCGAACTTTTGGCGACTTTAGCAGAAGATATTGAACTATTAGCACCTCATTTAACTGTACATTTACAGATTCAGCCGGGATTACGAGTTAAAGGCGATCGGGATTTATTGATCCAAGTATTGCAAAATTTGATTACTAATGCTGTTAAGTATAATCTAGCGTCGGGTTGGGTGCGGGTTGAGGCGCAGTGTAAGGAGTTGATGGTTTCTGTAACTGTGAGTAACTCTTCTCACGATCTCCCTGTACGCGATCGGGAACGAATTTTTAACCGATTTCACCGGGGAGATTCGGCCCATAATCGCCATATTGAAGGTCTAGGTTTAGGATTGAGTTTATCCCGTGAAATTGCCCGCGCTCATGGTGGAGAGTTAAAATTAGATTCGACACCTCTTGGTCAAACTGCTTTTACTTTGAGATTAACAGGATTTACGGGGCGGTTAAAAAAAAGTAAGGTTTGA
- a CDS encoding response regulator transcription factor yields MPRILVIDDDPTIAELVAVNLEMAGYEVTQAEDGIKGQALAIQMLPDLIMLDLMLPRVDGFTVCQRLRRDDRTADIPVLMLTALGQTQDKVEGFNSGADDYLTKPFELEEMLARVRALLRRTDRIPQAAKHAEILSYGPLTLVPERFEAIWYAQIVKLTHLEFELLHCLLQRHGQTVSPSEILKEVWGYDPDDDIETIRVHIRHLRTKMEPDPRHPRFIKTVYGAGYCLELPSNGSKSEEDRNH; encoded by the coding sequence ATGCCCCGGATACTTGTTATTGATGATGACCCTACGATCGCGGAACTTGTTGCCGTCAACCTAGAAATGGCAGGCTACGAAGTCACCCAAGCAGAAGACGGCATCAAAGGTCAGGCCCTAGCCATCCAAATGCTGCCTGACTTGATCATGCTAGATTTAATGCTGCCGAGGGTAGATGGATTTACAGTTTGCCAGCGTTTGCGCCGCGACGATCGCACCGCAGACATTCCCGTATTAATGCTGACCGCCTTGGGTCAAACCCAAGATAAAGTAGAAGGCTTTAACTCCGGTGCTGACGACTACCTGACCAAACCCTTTGAGCTAGAAGAGATGCTAGCGAGAGTGCGAGCCTTGCTGCGGCGAACCGACCGCATCCCTCAAGCCGCCAAACACGCTGAAATCCTGAGCTACGGCCCTCTTACCCTCGTCCCAGAGAGATTTGAGGCTATTTGGTATGCTCAAATAGTCAAACTCACTCACCTAGAATTCGAGTTACTGCACTGCTTACTCCAGCGTCACGGTCAAACCGTCTCTCCCAGCGAAATTCTCAAAGAAGTTTGGGGATACGATCCTGATGACGACATCGAGACGATCAGAGTACACATTAGACATCTGAGAACCAAGATGGAACCCGATCCCCGCCATCCCCGCTTCATTAAAACCGTTTATGGGGCTGGCTATTGCTTGGAGTTACCCAGCAATGGGAGCAAATCTGAGGAGGACAGAAATCATTAG
- a CDS encoding gas vesicle protein, translating into MTQPIRPPSAASRSMTTSTGGSTLADVLERVLDKGIVIAGDISVSVGSTELLSIRIRLLVASVDKAKEMGINWWETDPYLSNQARTLTESNQMLLEQVKRLEAEMQALKSLVGSQPPITESVNTGLGVNDQ; encoded by the coding sequence ATGACACAACCAATACGCCCTCCTAGTGCTGCAAGTCGAAGTATGACTACTTCAACGGGAGGTTCTACTTTGGCAGATGTGCTAGAAAGAGTTTTAGATAAAGGCATTGTAATTGCTGGAGATATTTCGGTTTCTGTTGGTTCAACGGAGTTGTTGAGTATCCGCATTCGCTTGTTAGTTGCTTCGGTAGATAAAGCTAAGGAAATGGGAATTAATTGGTGGGAAACCGATCCTTATTTGAGCAATCAAGCACGGACTTTGACTGAATCCAATCAAATGTTATTAGAACAAGTGAAGAGGTTAGAAGCAGAAATGCAAGCGCTGAAATCGCTAGTGGGCAGTCAGCCGCCAATCACTGAATCGGTTAATACTGGGTTAGGAGTAAACGATCAATAA
- a CDS encoding response regulator transcription factor: MNILYVEDEAKIASFVCAGLKEQGFVVDYCDNGDEGYLRAMDNEYDVLVLDIMLPGKDGLAILKSLRRSGRNVPVILLTARNELDDRLEGLNLGADDYLAKPFFVEELIARIHAVIRRVSGERQNILSLGPLKLDRITRQVTCNQQSVELTTREFNLLEYLMRSPGRVLTRTQILEHVWGYDFNPTTNLVDVCIQRIRKKLERMGGASCIESVRGVGYCFRKPEV; encoded by the coding sequence ATGAATATTCTGTATGTTGAAGATGAAGCCAAAATTGCTAGCTTTGTCTGTGCTGGATTGAAAGAACAAGGTTTTGTGGTTGATTATTGCGATAACGGCGATGAAGGTTATCTACGAGCAATGGATAACGAGTATGATGTGCTAGTTCTTGACATTATGCTCCCAGGTAAAGATGGATTGGCAATTCTTAAAAGTTTGCGCCGATCTGGTCGGAATGTGCCCGTGATTTTATTGACAGCTCGTAATGAACTTGATGACCGCCTAGAAGGACTAAATCTTGGGGCTGATGATTATTTAGCCAAACCATTTTTTGTGGAAGAACTAATCGCACGTATTCATGCAGTTATCCGCCGCGTCTCTGGCGAACGGCAGAATATTTTGAGCCTGGGGCCGCTAAAATTAGATCGCATTACTCGCCAAGTTACTTGCAATCAGCAGTCGGTAGAACTCACTACCCGCGAGTTCAATTTACTGGAGTATCTGATGCGTTCTCCGGGACGAGTTTTAACCCGAACGCAAATTTTAGAGCACGTTTGGGGCTATGATTTTAATCCAACTACAAACTTAGTTGATGTTTGTATTCAACGTATTCGTAAGAAGCTGGAACGGATGGGGGGAGCGAGTTGTATTGAAAGCGTGCGAGGAGTTGGTTATTGTTTTCGTAAACCGGAAGTTTAA
- the gvpN gene encoding gas vesicle protein GvpN: MTTVLRARPKGYVNTRAAEEMALRALRYLKSGFGVHLRGPAGTGKTTLALHLADLLARPTVLMFGDDQLKSTDLIGNHSGYTRKKVVDNYIHSVIKLEDELRQNWVDSRLTLACREGFTLVYDEFNRSRPEVNNVLLSALEEKLLVLPPNGNKSEYIKVHPEFRAIFTSNSEEYCGVHDTQDALMDRLVTMNMPDPDEETQQEIIVGKLGINEEYARRIVQLAREFRHRIGTDKASGMRPALIIAKICQEHEIAATAESVDFREICEDVLLSRCGKPLNLATTILGELYRELSVDWPVLEEWESNGLLAEDEGEDVNTTSQNLDTIDTAVAVSQTQELTQELMNRAQALCEEEVYTYLQNSRGARVGEIEAALGINRVQTIDALRSLIKKGVLKQQQNRLFVTQGDN, translated from the coding sequence ATGACTACAGTGCTCAGAGCGCGTCCTAAAGGATATGTTAATACCCGCGCCGCCGAAGAAATGGCACTCAGGGCTCTAAGGTATTTAAAATCAGGCTTTGGCGTACATTTGCGCGGCCCTGCGGGCACAGGAAAAACAACTTTGGCGCTGCATTTAGCAGATTTGTTAGCGCGTCCAACAGTGTTGATGTTTGGCGACGATCAACTCAAAAGTACAGATTTAATTGGCAATCACTCAGGTTATACACGCAAAAAAGTAGTCGATAATTACATTCATAGCGTCATTAAATTAGAAGATGAATTGCGGCAAAACTGGGTCGATTCAAGATTAACTTTGGCTTGTCGTGAAGGGTTTACATTAGTTTATGACGAATTCAACCGTTCTCGTCCAGAAGTTAACAATGTATTGCTTTCAGCTTTAGAAGAAAAACTGTTAGTGCTGCCACCTAATGGTAATAAGTCTGAATATATTAAGGTACACCCCGAGTTCCGGGCAATTTTCACTTCCAATTCCGAGGAATACTGCGGAGTTCACGACACGCAAGATGCCTTGATGGATCGGTTGGTAACAATGAATATGCCAGATCCAGATGAGGAAACTCAGCAGGAAATTATCGTGGGGAAACTGGGGATAAATGAAGAGTATGCTCGGAGAATTGTACAGTTAGCGAGAGAGTTTCGCCATCGGATCGGTACGGACAAAGCTTCGGGTATGCGCCCTGCTTTAATCATTGCTAAAATCTGTCAGGAACATGAGATTGCAGCCACAGCAGAAAGTGTAGATTTTCGAGAGATTTGTGAAGATGTGCTTTTATCTCGCTGTGGTAAACCATTAAATTTGGCTACAACTATTCTGGGGGAATTGTATAGAGAACTTTCGGTAGATTGGCCTGTTCTAGAAGAATGGGAATCTAACGGCTTATTGGCAGAGGATGAGGGGGAAGATGTCAATACCACCAGCCAGAATTTAGATACAATAGACACAGCAGTCGCCGTTAGTCAAACACAGGAATTGACGCAGGAACTAATGAATCGTGCTCAAGCGCTTTGCGAAGAGGAAGTTTACACTTATTTGCAGAATTCTCGCGGCGCAAGGGTTGGCGAGATTGAAGCGGCTTTAGGCATTAATCGGGTACAGACTATTGACGCGCTGCGATCGCTAATTAAAAAAGGTGTTTTGAAACAGCAGCAAAACCGTCTATTCGTAACTCAGGGAGATAATTAA
- a CDS encoding Spy/CpxP family protein refolding chaperone, which produces MIKRYLFVLGTTSLILQIASGIGVNQSQLRNVSAESAIAQFPPCPPPPPHPPMMGMESASQPEPPWAKNINLSDEQRSRIHAVREQGIKVIQKVQDQLFEADGKMRSLLESSAPLEQLRQQQQYIQTLRQQIDNNHFELMLAERQILTQEQLIQLKELMQRQLGRPE; this is translated from the coding sequence ATGATTAAACGTTATTTATTTGTATTGGGTACAACATCTCTGATTCTACAGATTGCGAGTGGAATTGGGGTTAATCAATCGCAATTGAGGAATGTAAGTGCTGAAAGTGCGATCGCTCAATTCCCACCCTGTCCGCCACCCCCCCCACATCCTCCGATGATGGGAATGGAATCAGCGAGTCAGCCGGAACCCCCTTGGGCAAAAAATATCAATCTCAGCGACGAACAGCGATCGCGCATCCACGCGGTTCGCGAACAAGGTATCAAAGTTATCCAGAAGGTACAAGACCAACTTTTTGAGGCGGATGGGAAAATGCGATCGCTCTTAGAAAGCAGTGCCCCTTTAGAGCAATTGCGACAACAACAGCAGTACATCCAAACCCTACGCCAGCAAATCGATAACAATCACTTTGAACTGATGTTAGCGGAGCGCCAAATATTGACGCAAGAACAGCTTATTCAGCTTAAAGAGTTGATGCAACGGCAATTGGGGCGACCTGAGTGA
- a CDS encoding coiled-coil domain-containing protein: MALLDEWRSQREERQQEVRSRQQEVRLTIAALQEERLTQGLHDRNWRQQAYTNLQRQTQQFLTATSSNRRIQAELLAKKLDEFTRSLSLQTAQFLAETTTDREKLAAATFKELREFHATLSATLATLRQQRQDRIEMLKNQTQELLTSSYLQRIQTQAQLNRQLTVWMEALRSDIQSYLQELELMGEARRRQLHQSFQESRAQRLAEAQQLRDRHARFQAQLHLYRQNLQFEVWGEHSKIVSKTHQRYQGSKIGFQPVAAEAPIKLEAEVKAKPAEAIKPNMTAVQEQLVYNYIRQGKGARLTEIEAATALSRVQTVDALRSLLQKGAIVQRDRLYLSLDAVKVPVTITR; encoded by the coding sequence ATGGCTCTTTTAGATGAGTGGCGATCGCAAAGGGAAGAGCGCCAGCAAGAGGTGCGATCGCGCCAGCAAGAGGTGCGATTGACTATTGCTGCGCTACAAGAAGAACGTCTGACTCAAGGATTGCACGATCGCAACTGGAGACAGCAGGCATATACGAATTTGCAGCGGCAGACGCAGCAATTTTTGACGGCGACAAGCTCTAATCGCCGCATTCAAGCTGAGTTGTTAGCTAAAAAACTTGATGAATTTACGCGATCGCTTTCCTTGCAAACGGCTCAGTTTTTAGCGGAGACTACTACAGATAGAGAAAAACTGGCAGCGGCGACATTTAAAGAATTACGCGAATTTCACGCAACTCTGAGTGCAACTTTGGCGACTTTGCGCCAACAACGCCAAGATCGGATCGAAATGCTCAAAAATCAGACCCAAGAACTTTTAACATCAAGTTACTTGCAGCGAATTCAAACTCAAGCGCAATTAAATCGCCAATTAACTGTCTGGATGGAAGCTTTGCGATCGGATATTCAAAGTTATTTGCAAGAATTGGAGTTGATGGGTGAAGCAAGGAGGCGACAGCTACACCAATCTTTTCAGGAATCGAGGGCACAGCGATTGGCAGAGGCTCAACAGCTACGCGATCGCCACGCTCGTTTTCAAGCTCAACTGCATTTGTACCGCCAAAATTTACAATTTGAAGTTTGGGGCGAACACAGTAAGATCGTATCTAAGACCCATCAACGCTATCAAGGCAGTAAAATTGGATTTCAACCTGTTGCTGCTGAAGCTCCAATCAAGCTAGAGGCAGAGGTGAAAGCAAAGCCAGCGGAAGCTATAAAGCCCAATATGACCGCAGTACAGGAGCAATTGGTTTATAACTACATTCGCCAGGGTAAGGGGGCACGGTTAACGGAAATTGAGGCAGCAACGGCTCTCAGTCGGGTTCAAACTGTGGATGCACTGCGATCGCTACTTCAAAAAGGTGCCATTGTCCAGCGCGATCGCCTTTACTTGAGTTTAGATGCAGTTAAAGTTCCCGTGACTATCACACGCTAA
- a CDS encoding GerMN domain-containing protein has product MKDRQKIRQVPIAVIAGVCGFVLAAGGGIAWWTTQNPNLRSSQSSAPPTVPAASPSPSNTPSVIIPVPVPSPAQIQPSQGSESALKPQSPQPLPSGSTTNKTVQVYWLKDTGGNFQIVPDKLATQGIQKPDTAIKGAFEHLLAGPTDANAQSEIPKGTKLESIKVVDDGVYVNLSEEFTSGGGSTSMIGRLGQVIFTATSLQPNAKVWISVDGKPLKILGGEGLEVAWPSTRSTFEKDFALQ; this is encoded by the coding sequence ATGAAAGATCGACAAAAAATTCGCCAAGTCCCTATAGCCGTCATTGCAGGTGTTTGTGGATTCGTTTTAGCCGCTGGTGGGGGTATAGCCTGGTGGACAACGCAAAATCCCAATCTCCGTAGCAGCCAATCTTCTGCTCCCCCTACCGTCCCCGCAGCATCCCCTAGTCCCAGCAATACACCAAGTGTAATTATCCCCGTACCAGTTCCCTCTCCTGCCCAGATTCAGCCATCTCAGGGTTCGGAGTCGGCTCTCAAGCCGCAGTCTCCCCAACCCCTACCTTCAGGCTCAACCACGAATAAAACAGTTCAAGTCTACTGGCTCAAAGATACAGGCGGCAATTTTCAGATTGTTCCTGATAAATTAGCCACTCAGGGTATCCAGAAGCCCGATACAGCTATCAAAGGTGCTTTCGAGCACTTGTTAGCAGGCCCTACAGATGCGAATGCCCAGAGCGAAATTCCCAAAGGCACAAAACTTGAGAGTATAAAAGTAGTGGACGATGGCGTTTACGTAAATTTGTCAGAGGAATTTACCTCTGGCGGTGGTAGCACTTCCATGATTGGCCGTTTGGGACAAGTAATATTCACGGCTACCAGTTTGCAACCTAATGCCAAAGTCTGGATTTCTGTGGATGGAAAACCGTTAAAAATTTTAGGTGGTGAAGGCTTAGAGGTGGCTTGGCCGAGCACTCGCTCCACCTTTGAGAAAGACTTTGCTCTCCAGTAA
- a CDS encoding DUF29 domain-containing protein, translated as MTTNSNKTSVTHRDSLYKEDFYLWLNTTAQLLRSRQLDDVDFDNLIEEIESMSGSQRRELKNRLIVLLMHLLKYQYQPSLRSNSWISTILEQRRQLEFLLKDSPSLKPYYLEVFSDCYSNAVVDASTETKIPVNTFSELCPFSPEDAIDSSFIISLINHERD; from the coding sequence ATGACTACCAACTCGAACAAAACATCAGTTACTCATAGAGACAGTCTCTATAAAGAGGATTTTTATCTGTGGCTCAATACGACGGCTCAACTGTTGCGCTCCCGCCAACTTGATGACGTTGACTTTGACAATTTAATTGAGGAAATTGAGTCAATGAGTGGTAGTCAGCGACGGGAACTTAAAAACCGCTTAATTGTTTTGTTGATGCACTTACTCAAGTATCAATATCAACCCTCATTACGCTCAAATTCTTGGATAAGTACGATTCTCGAACAACGTCGTCAGCTTGAGTTTTTATTAAAAGATAGTCCCAGCCTCAAACCTTACTATCTTGAAGTATTTTCTGACTGCTACTCTAATGCTGTCGTTGATGCTTCTACGGAAACCAAGATACCTGTTAATACTTTTAGTGAACTTTGTCCCTTTTCTCCTGAAGATGCGATCGACTCTAGCTTCATCATTTCTCTAATTAATCACGAACGAGACTAG
- a CDS encoding ArsR/SmtB family transcription factor encodes MLVFGDQFFQVSLMTSSQPVPQEVVQQVAEYFSILSEPMRLRILNLLRDGEKCVQELVEATETSQANVSKHLKLMLQAGILTRRSEGTSAYYRVADELIFELCNLVCDRLAARIEQQARHFREFSLASKQ; translated from the coding sequence ATGTTAGTATTTGGGGATCAGTTCTTTCAGGTGAGTTTGATGACATCATCCCAGCCTGTACCACAAGAAGTTGTGCAGCAAGTTGCTGAGTATTTCAGCATTCTCAGTGAACCGATGCGTTTGCGGATTTTAAACCTGCTTCGTGACGGTGAAAAGTGCGTTCAAGAGTTGGTGGAAGCAACCGAAACCAGTCAAGCCAATGTTTCTAAACATCTGAAACTTATGCTTCAGGCTGGTATTCTCACTCGTCGGAGTGAGGGAACTTCAGCCTACTATCGGGTGGCAGATGAATTGATTTTTGAGCTGTGCAATTTGGTATGCGATCGCCTCGCGGCGCGTATCGAACAGCAAGCCCGTCATTTTCGGGAATTTAGTTTAGCCAGCAAGCAGTAG